From Longimicrobiaceae bacterium:
CCCGCGCCATGGGAGGCGACCTGGTGGTGGAGAGCCGCCCCGGCGAGGGATCGGCCTTCACGCTCTACCTCCCCCTGGAGCGGGAGGCGCCCGCCGAAGACGCCGGCCCCGCCTGAGGCGCCGCGCCCGCCACCCTCCACCGCAGACCGGGAGACACCCCGATGTCCGATCCTTCACGCCGCTGGGAGCCGGTCGCCCCCGGGGACGACGTGCCGCCCCCACGCGGCGCCTACTCCCCCGCCGTGCGCGCGGGCGACCTGCTCTTCGTCTCCGGCCAGGTGCCGCGCGACCCGCGCACCGGCAAGCTGCGCGGGAGCGGCGTGGCGGAGCAGACCCGCTACACGCTGGAGAAGCTGGACGGAATGCTCCGCGCCGCCGGCGGAACCCTCGCGGACGTGGTCTCCATCACAGCCTACCTGCAGGACGTCGGCGACTGGGAGGCCTTCAACCGCGCCTACGCCGAGGCCTTCCGCCCGCCCTACCCCACCCGCACCACCGTCGGCGCGGACCTGGGAGACGT
This genomic window contains:
- a CDS encoding RidA family protein — translated: MSDPSRRWEPVAPGDDVPPPRGAYSPAVRAGDLLFVSGQVPRDPRTGKLRGSGVAEQTRYTLEKLDGMLRAAGGTLADVVSITAYLQDVGDWEAFNRAYAEAFRPPYPTRTTVGADLGDVLVEISAVAYLPGR